In Garciella nitratireducens DSM 15102, a single window of DNA contains:
- a CDS encoding transketolase, protein MENKKEIGDKNMLSKKKIKELEIFATEIRIETMKTLTHFGAGHLGGAMSMVELLSVLYGESMKVDPKNPRWEDRDWLVLSKGHSGPSLYATLALKGFFDKEELKTLNQPGTNLPSHCDRNKTIGIDMTTGSLGQGMSTAIGVALGNKLDGRDSYTYLILGDGECDEGQVWEGALFASHHKLNNLIAFVDYNKKQLDGWTKDICDLGDLDKKFKEFGWYTQRIDGHDIQAIDQAIENAKGQKEKPSMIVLDTIKGKGIGFAEDLLFNHHVSISKEQGLECIQELEKGLATLKAQGGDME, encoded by the coding sequence ATGGAAAATAAAAAAGAAATAGGTGATAAAAATATGCTTTCTAAGAAAAAAATAAAAGAACTAGAAATCTTTGCCACCGAGATTCGAATTGAAACGATGAAAACTCTGACTCATTTTGGTGCTGGTCATTTGGGTGGTGCTATGAGCATGGTTGAATTATTATCTGTATTGTATGGAGAGAGTATGAAAGTAGATCCGAAAAATCCTAGATGGGAAGATAGAGACTGGCTAGTATTATCTAAAGGGCACTCTGGCCCTAGCCTATATGCGACTCTTGCCTTAAAAGGATTTTTTGATAAAGAGGAACTAAAAACGTTAAATCAGCCAGGAACAAATCTTCCTAGCCATTGCGATAGAAATAAAACTATAGGGATTGATATGACAACAGGATCTTTAGGACAGGGCATGAGTACAGCAATAGGAGTAGCATTAGGAAATAAATTGGATGGAAGAGATAGTTATACCTATTTGATTTTAGGAGATGGAGAATGTGATGAAGGGCAAGTATGGGAGGGAGCATTATTTGCCAGTCACCATAAGTTAAATAATCTTATTGCTTTTGTAGACTATAATAAAAAACAATTAGATGGTTGGACAAAAGATATATGTGATTTAGGAGATTTAGATAAAAAATTTAAGGAGTTTGGATGGTATACCCAGAGGATAGATGGTCATGATATACAAGCAATTGATCAAGCAATAGAAAATGCAAAAGGACAAAAAGAAAAGCCTTCTATGATTGTATTGGATACCATAAAGGGAAAAGGAATTGGTTTTGCAGAGGATCTATTATTTAATCATCATGTAAGTATTAGTAAAGAACAGGGATTGGAATGCATTCAGGAATTGGAAAAAGGATTAGCGACTTTAAAAGCACAAGGGGGGGACATGGAATGA
- a CDS encoding phosphoglycerate kinase: protein MKIRNFKEFIYENKRVLLRLDINSPIDPKTKKIVNENRIEKSLPTLKYLLDHKAKVAIIAHQGDTLDYQNLISLEEHAQKLSEKLKIKVEYIDDVCGPAAKEKVKSLKAGEVILLGNLRYLTEEVSTFENVVKLTPKEMLNTYLVRNLAPLFDFYINEAFAAAHRNAPSMVAFQELLPSAAGDLFFKEVEALNRVMQNPQRPCVFILGGAKISDAFGMMKQVLENGSADKILAGGVTGNVMLVAAGYDIGKGNMKFLKDRSLDAFIQPAKEYLEKYSNKILYPIDLAYENNGKREEIAIQKLPIDVSTMDIGRKTVEKYKNVIANAGTIFMNGPAGVYENALFEYGTKEIAQALAQSKGYSLIGGGDTVTAIGKYINLKDIDYICTAGGAMVRYLSGVKLPLIEAMENHGK, encoded by the coding sequence ATGAAGATAAGAAATTTTAAAGAGTTTATTTATGAAAATAAAAGGGTTTTATTAAGATTGGATATTAATTCTCCCATTGATCCAAAAACAAAAAAAATAGTGAATGAAAATCGAATAGAGAAAAGTTTACCCACTTTGAAATATCTTTTAGATCATAAAGCTAAAGTAGCAATTATTGCTCATCAAGGAGATACTCTGGATTATCAAAATTTAATTAGTTTAGAAGAACATGCGCAAAAATTAAGTGAAAAACTAAAAATAAAAGTAGAGTATATTGACGATGTATGTGGACCTGCTGCAAAAGAAAAAGTAAAGAGTTTAAAGGCAGGAGAAGTAATATTATTAGGAAATCTTAGATATCTTACTGAAGAGGTATCTACCTTTGAAAACGTAGTAAAGCTTACTCCTAAAGAAATGTTAAATACTTATCTTGTAAGGAATTTAGCTCCTTTATTTGATTTTTATATTAATGAAGCTTTTGCTGCTGCTCATAGAAATGCTCCTTCTATGGTAGCATTTCAAGAATTACTTCCTAGTGCAGCAGGAGATTTATTTTTCAAAGAAGTAGAAGCTTTGAATAGAGTGATGCAAAATCCTCAAAGACCTTGTGTTTTTATATTAGGCGGAGCAAAAATATCTGATGCTTTTGGGATGATGAAACAAGTATTAGAAAATGGAAGTGCAGATAAAATATTAGCAGGTGGAGTAACAGGAAATGTAATGCTTGTAGCGGCAGGGTATGACATAGGAAAGGGAAATATGAAGTTTTTAAAAGATAGATCTCTAGATGCATTTATTCAGCCAGCAAAAGAATATTTAGAAAAATATTCTAATAAAATTCTTTATCCCATAGATCTTGCCTATGAAAATAATGGAAAAAGAGAGGAAATAGCAATTCAGAAATTACCAATTGATGTATCTACTATGGATATAGGTCGAAAAACAGTAGAAAAATATAAAAATGTTATAGCGAATGCCGGAACTATTTTTATGAATGGACCTGCAGGAGTATATGAAAATGCTTTGTTTGAGTACGGAACCAAGGAAATTGCTCAGGCTCTTGCGCAGTCGAAAGGTTATAGTTTAATCGGAGGTGGAGATACAGTAACAGCGATAGGAAAATATATAAATTTAAAAGATATCGATTATATATGCACTGCTGGGGGAGCAATGGTAAGGTACTTATCAGGGGTAAAACTTCCATTGATAGAAGCTATGGAAAATCATGGAAAATAA